Within Deinococcus budaensis, the genomic segment CCCCCGCCGCACCACATTCGGGCCGGGAGAGGCCCTTTAAGTTCTAAGCCTCGGCGGCCCGGCCCCCGGCCCCCGGCCCCCGCGCCGGACTTTCCCCCTGACCCAGAGAGGTGTCTTCCATGCGTTCCCTGCTGCTCCTGACCACCCTGGCGCTGGCCCTGACGGCCTGCAAGAACGAGACGCAGTCGTCCACGACCACGGCCTCTCCCTCCTCCACGGCGTCCTCCACAGCGGCGGGCGTGCCGACCCTGGAACCGGGCGTGCTGAAAGTCGCCATGGAGGGCACCTACCCGCCCTTTACCTTCCGGGACGAGGCGGGCGAGCTGACCGGCTTCGACGTGGACATCGCGCGGGCGCTGGCCGGGCGGCTGGGGCTGGAGACCGAGTTCGTGCTCACCGAGTGGAGCGGCATCCTGGGGGGCCTTCAGGCCGACAAGTACGACGTGATTCTCAACCAGGTCGGCATCACGCCCGAGCGGCAGGAAAGCATCGGGTTCAGCCAGCCGTACGCCTACAGCCAGCCGCAGATCATCGTGCCGCAGGCGGGCAGCTTCGATCCGCAGTCGCTGGCGGACCTGAAGGGCAAGCGCGTCGGCGTGGGTCTGGGCAGCAACTTCGAGCAGCAACTGCGCGGGGCGGGCGGGATCGAGGTGGTGACCTACCCCGGCGCTCCCGAGTACCTCGCGGACCTGGCGGCGGGCCGCATCGACGCCGCCTACAACGACCGCCTGCTGGTGGGCTACCTCATTCGGCGCGACAACCTGCCGGTGCGCGGCGCGGGCGTGGTGGGCGATCCCGAACCGGTCGGCGTGGCCTTCAAGAAGACGAACACCGGGCTGGGCGAGGCCATCGACCGCGCGCTGAGTGAACTGCGGGGCAGCGGCGAATACACCGAGATCAGCGAGAAGTGGTTCGGGCAGGACGTGGGGCAGCCCTGAGCCTGGCTTGAGGGGCCAGCCGTGAGGTGCGGGCCTCGTCTCCGGCCCGGTGCCCGGGATGAGGGCCTGGCCGGGCGCGCTCTGAGACAATGGCCGCCATGATTCCCGAGCCGCTGCAAGCCGTCGGGCGGAGTGCCTGGGAGGCGCTGCCCACCCTGCTCGCCGCCGCGCCCATCACGTTGGGGTACGCGCTGGCCGCGATGCTGTTCGGGCTGCCGCTGGCGCTGCTGGTCGCGCTGGCGCGGCTCTCGCGCGCGCGGCCGCTGCGGTGGGTCAGCGGCGTGTACGTCTCCTTTATGCGCGGCACGCCGCTGCTGGTGCAGATTTTCATGCTGTATTACGGGCTGCCCGCCTTTGGCATCAGCGTGAGTCCGCTGGTGGGCGGCGTGCTGGCGCTGACGCTCAACGCCGCCGCCTACCTCTCGGAGACGATGCGCGCCTCGATCCTGAGCGTGCCGCGGGGCCAGCGGGAAGCGGCGCTGAGCCTGGGGTTGACCCCCCGGCAGACCCTGCGGCTGATCGTGCTGCCGCAAGCGGCGCGGGTGGCGCTGCCCAGCCTGGGCAACACCCTGATCGGGCTGGTCAAGGACACGTCGCTGGTGTCGGTGATCACGGTGGTCGAGCTGCTCAGGAGCGCCCAGCTGGTGATCGCGCGGACCTTCGAGCCGTTCGGGCCGTACCTGGCCGCGGCGCTGATCTACTGGGCGATCAGCAGCGCGCTGGCCTGGGTGCAGCGGCGGCTGGAAGTCCGGCTGTCGCGCCCGGGCTAGTTCAGGGCAGGCTAGGGCTTGAACCCCTGCACACTGACGGTCAGGACGTACCCGCCGCCCTCCTTTTCCCAGGGGCGGATGCCCAGGGTGCCCAGTGCCTCGCGGCCGTTAAGGTCCCGGAGGCTGTAGGTCACCACCCGCAGCGGGCCGTCGCGAGTGTCGGTCCTGGCTTTCCAGCCGGCTGCCTTGAGTTGCGCGGAGTAGAAGGCCAGCACCTCGTTGGCGCTGCGCTCCGTCTGCACATGCACGCTGCTGAGCGCGCCGTTGACGGTGGTCACCACCGACCCGCCCTTGACGGTCGCCTCCGGGAACGCCTTGAGCAGCGGCAGGCTCGAATACGGGCGGGAGGTGGGCGCCTTCTTGATGGACGCGATCTGCTGGTCCCCCACGGGGTTGAGGTTCAGGTCGAGGTCGGTCCGGCCCTCACGCCCGGACAGGTTGGCGTTGAGAATGAAGTTGGTCTCGCCCTCGCGGTAAAACCCGGCATTGCGGAGGGTCTGCCCGGTCACGAAGCCGACCGGCTGCCCGTAATTGGGCAGCGGCTTCCAGCCGGTCGCGGCCAGGCTCTGCGTCAGCGCGGCGAGGGCCTGCTCGGCGGACAGGGCGCTGGACAGCAGGACGCGGTGCTGCACGAACTGGCCGCCATTGCCGCTGGTCCGCAGGCTGGCGATCACACCCAGGCGCGGGTCGAGGCGCAGGGGCAGCGTGGCGGGCACGGCGCCGTAGGTCAGCTGCGTGTCGGCGCCCGGCCCGTACATGCTGCCGAACAGCCGCTCGATGACCTGCGCGGCCTGCTCGGGTGTGGGCGGGGTCGTGGCCTGGACTGTGGGCCGCAACGTGGAAGGGGCGGACTGCGCGAAAACGGGAGCGGACGTGGCGGTGAGCAGCGCGGCCAGCAGCAGACGTTTGGGCATGGGGTCAGCGTAGTGAACGGCGCCGCCGCGCTCCTCCTTCTTTGGGTGGAGGCGGGCCGCGCGGAATCTTGGGCGGGGCCTCATCGCTCGGTCAGGTCAGCCCCTTTCCCCAGCCGCGCCGCCGCCCCCCAGGTCAGCAGCGCCCCCAGCAGCGTGAGGCCGAACGCCAGCGTGAAGGCCGTCTCCAGGGAGGCCACCCGCGCGATCAAGGCCCCGCCCGCCCCCGCCGCCAGCGCGACCATCAGCACCTCGATGTTGGCGAGCTGCCCCGAGAGCCGCCCCGCCGCGCCGGGCGCCACGCTCGACAGCGCGAAGAGGGTGTTGCTGTTGTACCCGGCGCCCATGCTCAGGCAGGCCAGGAACCAGCCCGGATAGACGCCCCACAGCGGCAAGAACCCCAGCACCGCCGCCGCCGTGAGGGCCAGCCCCAGCGCGACCCCCACCATCCCGGCGCGGATGCGCGCGGGCCGCGACGCCGCGCCGAAACGCCGCTCCAGCCGGGCCTGCACCCACGACCCCAGCGTCCAGGTTGCTCCGCCCAGACTCAGCACGCCCCCCGCCTGGGTGAGCGTCAGGCCGCGCAGCTCGTGCAGCGCGAGCGGCAGGAAAGAATTGGCTCCCAGCAGCGCGAAGGCCGCCCACCCCCGCACGACCAGGGCGGCGGGCAGCCCGGGGCGCAGCCGCCACAGCCCGGCCGGAAAGAGGCGGCGCGAGGCGAGCACGATGCCCACCAGCCCCAGCGCGACCAGCCCCGCGCCGGGCAGGTCGGGGCGGCGCAGGCCCTCGACCAGCGCGCCCGCCGAGACCGCCAGCGCCAGGGCGGGCCACAGCAGGCGGCGGCCTTCTGGCCCGGCCACCTGCTCTGCCACCTCCGCCCGCCGCCCCCCCCGCAGCGGCAGCACGCACAGCGGCGCGCCCAGCGCCAGCACTGGCAGCAGGCCCCAGAACACCGCGCGCCACGACCAGGCGTCCGCGATCAGGCTGGCGATCACCGGTCCCAGCAGCGCGGGCAGCAGCCAGGCGCTCGACACCGCCGCGAGCATCCGGGCGCGGGCGGCTTCCGGGTAACGGGCCGTGATCACCGCGAAGGGCAGCGCGCCCAGTCCCCCGGCCCCCAGCCCCTGAATCAGCCGCCCCAGCACGAAGACGGGCATGGTGGGGGCCAGGCCGCCCACCAGCAGCCCGGCGGCGAACACCCCCAGCGAGACGGCCGCCCCGAAGGCCAGCCCCCGGCGGTCCGAGAGCAGGCCCGTGAGCACCGCCCCGAACAGGCTGGCAAGCAAGAACGCACTCGACGCCCAGCCGTACAGTGCCAGCCCCCGCAACTCGTCCGCCACCCGGGGCAGCACCGTGCCCACCGCCATCGACTCGAAGGCGACGATCAGGACCACCAGCAGCAGGCCCGCCCCCAGGGTCCGGGGCGGGGCGGCCTCGGGCGGGGCTGCGGGGACCATGGTCGCGGGAGCCGGCGCTGGCGGAGCAGGGGCCGGAGAGGATGTCGGAGCGGCGCGCACGGCGGGTATCCTCGCACATCCGGCGTCCGGCTCCGGCGACCACGGCGGCCCGGCCCAGGAACCAGGCCCCTTCCGCTTCCGCGGGCAAGCGGACCCAGGGGGCCGCCGGTTGCGGGTCCCTCTCGCCAGGTGGGGGCGTTTCCGGCCTCACCCGGCCTGGGCGCCGCCGTCAGCCTGGCCCGAAGTCCTTGACGTAGGCGCGGCCCAGCAGGGCGTCGCGCAGGGCCTCGGTCGTCAGGGCGGCCGAGCGCCAGGTGAGTTCGCCGTGGCGGGCCAGGCCCCCGTAACCGCGCAGGGCGTAGGCGGCGAAACTCAGGGCCAGCCACAGGGGCGACGTGGCGTAGCGCCGCCGGATCAGCAGGCTGTTGCGGATGTTGTAGTAGTGCCGCTTGGGTTCGAACTTGCCGCGCGGTGCGTGGCCGGGCACGCTGCCATGGTGCCAGATGCGGCTGGCGGGAATCAGGTGCGTCCGCAGGCCGTGCGACTTGAGCCGCAGGGCATACTCCGTGTCGTCTCCCATGAAAAAGAAGTTGTCCACCGGCACGCCGACCTGGCGCACCACCTCCAGCGGGATCAGCACGCCCACGAAGGTGAACATGTCGATGGGCGTGCAGGCCTGGGCGTAGATCTCCGGGCCGAGGGCCGTATCGGCCAGGGTGATCATGTTGAAGCTGCGCCGGTGGCCCAGATCGTAGGTCCCGTCGCGAGCGAGCACGGCGGTGCAGAGGGCCTCGGCGGTGCCTTCCCACTTCAGCAGCTGCTCGTGGGCGTCGTCTTCGGCAAAGCAGTCGTCGTCCATCAGCCACACGTGCCGGAAGTCGCCCTCCAGCACCTTGCGGACCCCGTAGGCAAAGCCGTAGGCCCCCCCCAGATTCCGGTCCAGCCGCAGGTAAGTGACGCGCTCGTCGGCCGGAATCACCTCGGGCGTCCCGTCGGTCGAGGCGTTGTCGATCACGTAGATGCGCGCCAGCGGCGCAGTCTGGTTCAGCAGGCTGCGCAGACACTTGACCAGCAAGGCCTTGCGGTTGTAGGTCACGACCACGGCCGCCGTGCCCACGCCCTCCAGCGGGCGGCGGGCAGGCGCCTGGGCCGGGTAGGGCGGCAGGGGGAAAACGTCGCTCATGGGGTCTCCTGGCCTGCCGGGGACAGGCGCCGCCGGGGAGGCGCGGGAGGAAGTCGGCCGCTCGCTGGGCCGCGCACCCGGCGGGAGCGGGCGCGGTCACGCACGTCGCGCTCACGGGGGCCACGAAGCGGGGGCTGGGAAGAAGACGGGAGCATGGTCTTGCCCAGCCTATCGCCTGCCGGCGGTGCCGCCTGCCTCATTTCTGCCTGCCTCACCTTTGCCTGCCTCACCTTTGCCCGGCGCCGCTGGCCTGAAGAAGACCCGGCGCCTCCCCGGTCAGGCGGCTCCGCCCTCTTGCCCCTCTGCCTCATCCTGCGGGCGCGGGGCCTGCGGGTGCTGGGTCTCCGGGCGTGGGGCAAGCTGGCCGATCCCCAGCAGCAGCAAGCCGATCAATACGGTCGCCGCGCCGCGCGCCATGCCGCCCAGGCCGTCCAGATCCACGAAGACCAGCTTGCCCGCCGCCAGCCCAAAGGCCAGCAGCGCGGTCCACCACCGCAGCGGCCTGCCCGCGCGCCGCGCGAGCACCAGCAGCGCGACCGAGGCGGCCAGCCCCACCGCCGTGGAGGTCAGGGTGGGGGCCAGGGGCAGCCGCGCGTCCGGGCCGCGCCACAGCAGTTCGGCGGTGCGGCCCATCAGGGCCAGCAGGGTCAGGCCCAGCGCGGGCAGCAGCGCGTCGCGCCACAGCGGGTCCCCGGTGCGCCGCACCGCCTGCGCGGTGACCCGGCGCTGGCGCAGGGAAGCAGCTGGGGGCAGCCGGCGCAACCCGGCCGGAGTGGTCAAGCCCCCCAAGGCAGCCAGCGCCGCACACGCCCCCAGCAGCGTGAGCGCGCCCTCTCCGGCCGTGCCCGGCCCGCCCAGCATGGCCCCGGCGCTGGCGAGCGCGGCCAGCCCCAGCGCCGGCCAGGCCCGCCACGGCCAGCGGCTCTGGCCGGGCACCCGGGCCAGCAGGGCGGCCAGCACGGCGAGCGCCAGCCCCAGCCCGGCAAAGGTCAGGCCGGCGGCGCCTTCGCCCAGGCCCCAGGCCAGCAGACCCAGGACCGCCGAGGCCGCCCCCAGCAACTCCAGGGCGACGAGCAGGCGGCGCGGACCGCCGCGCAGCATTTCTCCCGCCTGCCGTCCGCCCGGCCCCCACCCCAGCAGCGCGCCGGCCAGCAGCGCGTGAACGGCGGCCTGCGTGGGCGACCCGGCCAGGAGCAGCGCGAGCGCCACCAGCAGCACGCCCGCGGCCACGGCGGCCCAGCCGAGCGTGCGGGCACGCGGGAGCTGTCCAGCGCGGGCCAGGCCGAGCGCGCCCCCGTGCAGCGCCAGCGCGGCGAGCCAGGCCAGCCCGAAGCGCAGGTCGAGCACCGGCCACCCCGCGCCCGCAGCGGGCAGCACCGTCACCGAGGCGGCCAGCGCGGCTCCGGCGACCCCGGCCACGCCCGCGCCCACCCGGCCGCCCAGCGCGGCCCCCGCCCCCAGCCCCAGCCCCGCCACCAGCACCGAGGAGGGCCAGGGCCGCAGCAGATGGTCGAGCAGCAGCGCGGCGACGCCGGCCGCCCCCAGCCGCCGCCACACCTGCGAGCGCAGCCACCCGCCCAGCAGGGCCGCCCCGGTCGCCAGCCCCAGCAGCCGGGTGGAGAGGCGCGGGCCGTCCACCCCCAGCGCCAGCGCGCCGCCCAGGGTACCCACACCGACGCCCAGCAGGGCGTCGCGCAGCAGGCCCAGGCGGCGCTCCTCCCCGGCCGCCACCGAGCGGCGGTGCAGCGCGGCGGCCCCCCCGGCGCACACCGCTCCGACGAGCAGCAGGGCAAGGGTGGAAAGGCCCTCCGCCGGGTCCCGTCCGCCGCCCAGGCCGCCCTCCAGCGGGACCAGCAGCGGCGGCGACCCCGCCAGCCCCGCGAGCAGGATGCCCGCCGCCGCCAGGACCGGCCGGGGAGGCAGGCGCGGGCCGGTCTTCTCCTGGGCGCGCAGGCCGGGCGCCAGCGCCGCCCCCACCGCCGCGAGCAGCAGCGCGGCCCACAGCAGCGGATGGCCCGTCTGGCCGTGTACGGCCGCCGTCACGACCAGCCCCAGCAGGCTGACGCCGGGGAGCAGGGCGAGCTGGGCCGCGCCGGTGCCGGGGGTCACGTCCCCCGGCGCCCGGGAGACCCCGCTTCCGGCGCTCAGGCGGCGTTCCGCCAGCGCCGTGGCCCCCAGGATGCCCAGCAGGGCGAGCTGGGCAAAGAGGGGGTCCCCCAGGTTGTCCGCCATGATCCAGGTGGCGGCGCTGGCTCCGGCCAGGGCAGTCAGCGTGCCCAGCAGCCGCCCCTGCGCCGCGCCGTGCAGCCCCACCGCCAGACTGAGCGCCAGGATGGCCGCAAACACCGCGCCCGGGGCCACGCCCGCCCCCACCAGCGCCCCGATGCACAGCGCCAGGATGCCGTACCCCAGCCCCCGCAGCGCCTCCCCGATAACCGGCGCGGCCCGCCCGGCCCCGGCGTATAGCGCCAGCGCCAGCCCCGCCGCCAGCCCCAGCAGCACCTCGCGCGTCAGCACCCCGCTGCGGGCCAGCGCGGCGGTGAACCAGGCCGCGCCCCCCAGCGTGACGGCGGCCCCCAGCCCCGCGAACACCGTACGCGAGGGCAGCGGCGCCCGGGCGGGGGCAGGGTCGCCCGGCCCGGGGGACTGGTCTTCCGGCCAAGCCCCGGGCGACAGGGGCGAAGGCGGCGAGGGCAAGGTCGAGGGCGAAGACGCCGACGAGGGTCCCGCAGGGAGGGGCGGCTGCGGCACCAGGAGGCCCTGCCCCAGCAGCTCGCGCCGGGCCGCCGCCTCAGCCGCCTCACGGGCCTCCGCGCGGGGCGGGGCCGGGGCGCCAGGCTGCCCGGGTGCCTGCTCCGCGGCCGCCCGCCTCGCCGGGGCCTGCCGCTCCAGCCACTCCAGGCGCTCGCGCAGGCGGCGGACCTCCGCGCTCACGCCGTTCAGGCGGCTCCACAGCACCAGGCAGAAGACCAGCAGCAGCACCAGCAGCGTGAGGGTCACCCCCCCAGCCTACCCGCCTGGCAACGCGGCCCGGCGCTTACAGTCGGCGCGCGGAGGGGCGGGCCGGGTGGGGCACTCCGGTCACGCCTGCTGACCTCCCGCGCCTCAGCGGGCGCCGCGCGCAGTCAGCAGGCGCACCATGCCTGCGTAGCCGCGCTGCCGGGCGTGGGCCAGCGGCGTGACCCCGTCCCGGTCGGCGAGGTTCGGGTCCGCCCCGGCGGCCAGCAGCAGGCGCACGATCTCCAGGTGGCGCGGGCCGCCGTCCCCCAGCAGCACGGCTTCGAGCAGGGCGGTCCAGCCCAGGTTGTTGACGTGGTTCACGTCGATGCCGGTCTTCAGGATCTCGCGGACGTACGCCACATGCCCCCGGTCCGCCGCCGGAATCAGGGCCGTGCCGCCGAAACGGTTGGTGCGGGTGAGATCGGGCCGCGCCCGCAGCACCTCACGCAGCATGGGAACGCTGCCAGTCTCGCCCGTGACCAGCAGGGCGTTGTTGCGCGCCTGGTCCTGCGGGTCGGGGTTGGCCCCTGCGCCAATCAGCAGGCGGGCCACCGCGACGTGGTTTCCCAGCGCGGCGAAGGTCAGGGCGCTGCGGCCGTCGGCGCGCCGGGCGTCCGGTGAGGCGCCGCGCGCGAGCAGCTCGCGCACCCGCGGCGCGTCGCCCGCCTCGGCGGCCTGCCACAGCTCGGTGTTCAGGGTCATGCGCTTCTCCTGGGCGGCGGGTCGGCCCGGCGGGGTGCCCGCGCCGGCCCCGCCCAGCGCGGCGCCGGGCAGGGCGAGCAGGGCCGCCAGCAGCACGGCCCTCCCTGACCTGGCGCTCACTGGCCCAGGACGGTGCGGACGGCGTCGGTGCCGCACTTCTCGTCGGTGGCCCCGCTGGGTGCCCCGCCCACGCCCACCGCGCCGACGACCGCGCCCCCGACCCGGATGGGGGCGCCGCCCGCCAGCACCAGGAAGCGGTCGATGTTGGCAAGTTCGGCCGAGGCCGGGTTGTTCCGCAGGTTCTCGGCCAGGGCGGCGGTCGTGTTGCGGGTGCTGGCGCTGGTGTAGGCCTTGCGGAAGCTGGCGTCCACGGTGTGCGGCCCGGCGTTCTCGGCCCGCGCGACCGCCAGGGTGATCCCGGCGCGGTCGACCACCGTGGCGGTCACGTTGTAGCCCAGCTGCGCGCAGTTTTGCACCGTCAGCTGCGCCACCCGCACGGCGGCCGAGAGGCTCAGGCTGGCGGCGGACACGGTGGGCGTGGTGGCGAGCTGCACGGGCGCCGGGGTCGGCGCGGGCGCCGTCTGGGCCAGGGCACCGGAAGCGAGGGTCAGGCCGAGCAGCAAGGTCGCAAAGGTCTTCATGGCCGTCATGCTGCGCCCCCCGCCTGCGGCCGCGCCATGCGGGCGGCCCACAGCCCGGCTGCGTAGTTTTACGGAGGCAGCGGGGTCTTTGGCGCAGGCGTCACGGCGCGTCGGGGGCGCCCGGGTCCAGACTGTCCAGATACACCCGCACCAGCTGGGCGAGCGAGTCCAGCTCCAGCTTCTCGAACACGCTGGCGCGGTGCGTCTC encodes:
- a CDS encoding transporter substrate-binding domain-containing protein, with amino-acid sequence MRSLLLLTTLALALTACKNETQSSTTTASPSSTASSTAAGVPTLEPGVLKVAMEGTYPPFTFRDEAGELTGFDVDIARALAGRLGLETEFVLTEWSGILGGLQADKYDVILNQVGITPERQESIGFSQPYAYSQPQIIVPQAGSFDPQSLADLKGKRVGVGLGSNFEQQLRGAGGIEVVTYPGAPEYLADLAAGRIDAAYNDRLLVGYLIRRDNLPVRGAGVVGDPEPVGVAFKKTNTGLGEAIDRALSELRGSGEYTEISEKWFGQDVGQP
- a CDS encoding amino acid ABC transporter permease, with amino-acid sequence MIPEPLQAVGRSAWEALPTLLAAAPITLGYALAAMLFGLPLALLVALARLSRARPLRWVSGVYVSFMRGTPLLVQIFMLYYGLPAFGISVSPLVGGVLALTLNAAAYLSETMRASILSVPRGQREAALSLGLTPRQTLRLIVLPQAARVALPSLGNTLIGLVKDTSLVSVITVVELLRSAQLVIARTFEPFGPYLAAALIYWAISSALAWVQRRLEVRLSRPG
- a CDS encoding MFS transporter is translated as MVPAAPPEAAPPRTLGAGLLLVVLIVAFESMAVGTVLPRVADELRGLALYGWASSAFLLASLFGAVLTGLLSDRRGLAFGAAVSLGVFAAGLLVGGLAPTMPVFVLGRLIQGLGAGGLGALPFAVITARYPEAARARMLAAVSSAWLLPALLGPVIASLIADAWSWRAVFWGLLPVLALGAPLCVLPLRGGRRAEVAEQVAGPEGRRLLWPALALAVSAGALVEGLRRPDLPGAGLVALGLVGIVLASRRLFPAGLWRLRPGLPAALVVRGWAAFALLGANSFLPLALHELRGLTLTQAGGVLSLGGATWTLGSWVQARLERRFGAASRPARIRAGMVGVALGLALTAAAVLGFLPLWGVYPGWFLACLSMGAGYNSNTLFALSSVAPGAAGRLSGQLANIEVLMVALAAGAGGALIARVASLETAFTLAFGLTLLGALLTWGAAARLGKGADLTER
- a CDS encoding glycosyltransferase; translation: MSDVFPLPPYPAQAPARRPLEGVGTAAVVVTYNRKALLVKCLRSLLNQTAPLARIYVIDNASTDGTPEVIPADERVTYLRLDRNLGGAYGFAYGVRKVLEGDFRHVWLMDDDCFAEDDAHEQLLKWEGTAEALCTAVLARDGTYDLGHRRSFNMITLADTALGPEIYAQACTPIDMFTFVGVLIPLEVVRQVGVPVDNFFFMGDDTEYALRLKSHGLRTHLIPASRIWHHGSVPGHAPRGKFEPKRHYYNIRNSLLIRRRYATSPLWLALSFAAYALRGYGGLARHGELTWRSAALTTEALRDALLGRAYVKDFGPG
- a CDS encoding ankyrin repeat domain-containing protein, with amino-acid sequence MLLAALLALPGAALGGAGAGTPPGRPAAQEKRMTLNTELWQAAEAGDAPRVRELLARGASPDARRADGRSALTFAALGNHVAVARLLIGAGANPDPQDQARNNALLVTGETGSVPMLREVLRARPDLTRTNRFGGTALIPAADRGHVAYVREILKTGIDVNHVNNLGWTALLEAVLLGDGGPRHLEIVRLLLAAGADPNLADRDGVTPLAHARQRGYAGMVRLLTARGAR
- a CDS encoding GlcG/HbpS family heme-binding protein, coding for MKTFATLLLGLTLASGALAQTAPAPTPAPVQLATTPTVSAASLSLSAAVRVAQLTVQNCAQLGYNVTATVVDRAGITLAVARAENAGPHTVDASFRKAYTSASTRNTTAALAENLRNNPASAELANIDRFLVLAGGAPIRVGGAVVGAVGVGGAPSGATDEKCGTDAVRTVLGQ